In a genomic window of Gloeocapsopsis dulcis:
- a CDS encoding polyketide synthase, whose product MNNSVTFSQTGLEVAIIGMVGRFPGSQNLDEFWQNLRDGVESVVSLTDEELKSSGIDIININDNYVKAAAILENIELFDASFFGFNPRETEVIDPQQRIFLECAWEALENAGYDPKQYQGSIGVYAGTGINNYLINLYSNQNIRNSIDAQQLVFANDKDFLTTRVSYKLELEGPSVDVQTACSTSLVAVHLACRSLLGGECDIALAGGVAINASQKTGYSYQEGGILSPDGHCRAFDAKGEWH is encoded by the coding sequence ATGAATAATTCAGTAACATTCAGTCAAACTGGATTAGAAGTAGCCATCATTGGCATGGTAGGTCGTTTCCCTGGCTCCCAAAATCTTGACGAGTTTTGGCAAAACCTACGTGATGGTGTAGAATCCGTAGTCTCTTTAACAGATGAAGAACTCAAGTCTTCAGGAATAGACATTATCAATATCAACGATAATTATGTTAAAGCAGCAGCTATATTAGAAAACATAGAATTATTTGATGCTTCATTTTTTGGATTCAATCCTAGAGAAACTGAAGTTATCGATCCTCAGCAGCGTATTTTCTTGGAATGTGCTTGGGAAGCTTTGGAAAATGCTGGATACGATCCTAAACAGTATCAAGGTTCGATTGGGGTTTATGCTGGTACAGGAATTAATAATTATTTGATTAATCTTTATTCCAATCAGAATATCAGAAATTCTATTGATGCTCAACAGCTTGTTTTTGCAAATGACAAAGATTTCTTGACAACAAGAGTATCTTATAAATTAGAACTAGAAGGTCCTTCTGTAGATGTTCAAACAGCCTGTTCAACTTCGTTAGTTGCTGTACATTTAGCCTGCCGAAGTTTACTAGGTGGGGAATGTGATATTGCCTTAGCTGGTGGTGTTGCAATTAATGCGTCACAAAAAACTGGATATTCTTATCAAGAAGGTGGGATTCTATCTCCAGATGGTCATTGCCGTGCATTTGATGCTAAAGGGGAATGGCACTAA
- a CDS encoding IS4 family transposase → MTLRVQILKDKFNQSLGLPFKELLPESVIVQALEELKFKYKRRLFDPFVTLWAFLSQVLDTDKSCHNAVSRIIACLAGEEVEIPSTDTNAYCQARSRLPEKLLEKLFGKAAQSLEQKVTIEHLWCGRNVKVIDGSSVSMPDTVENQEAYPQPSSQKLGCGFPIAKIGVIFSLATGAAVALASDVLSTHDLKLARKLYGFLNPKDVLLGDRAFCAYADLITIKNLGCDAVFRKHQSRKTTTRKGKIIGDCDKLVTWHKPKKCPKGLSEEEFLTLPSTLTVREIYYYIIVPGFRTQRVSLITTLLDTAIYSSLEILKLYGERWNVELNLKHLKTTLGMEILRCKTPQMVRKELYVYLLAYNLLRTLMWTAGTTYGSPPLRLSLQGTCHHFSNFIPELLAHTGAKRLQIFQTLLKIIVHKSVTERPGRAEPRVRKRRPKAYPLMKQPRNQLHKQLQTA, encoded by the coding sequence GTGACATTACGAGTACAAATTCTCAAGGATAAATTTAATCAAAGTTTAGGATTGCCGTTTAAAGAGCTATTACCAGAGTCTGTAATTGTGCAAGCCCTTGAAGAGCTAAAATTTAAATATAAGAGGCGACTATTTGACCCGTTTGTAACCTTATGGGCATTTTTGTCTCAGGTTTTAGACACTGATAAAAGTTGCCATAATGCTGTGAGTAGAATAATTGCTTGTTTAGCAGGAGAAGAAGTAGAAATTCCTTCAACTGATACCAATGCCTATTGTCAAGCTAGGTCTAGATTACCAGAGAAACTGTTAGAAAAGCTGTTTGGTAAAGCTGCACAAAGTTTAGAGCAGAAAGTGACAATAGAACATTTGTGGTGTGGTCGGAATGTGAAAGTGATAGACGGTTCAAGCGTTTCAATGCCAGACACTGTTGAAAATCAAGAAGCTTACCCGCAACCAAGTAGCCAAAAGCTAGGATGTGGTTTCCCGATTGCAAAAATTGGTGTGATATTTAGTTTGGCAACAGGCGCTGCTGTTGCCCTAGCTAGCGACGTTCTGAGTACTCATGACTTGAAGCTTGCTAGAAAATTATACGGATTTCTCAATCCAAAAGATGTACTTTTAGGAGATAGAGCTTTTTGCGCTTATGCCGATTTAATTACGATTAAAAACTTGGGTTGTGATGCAGTATTTCGTAAGCATCAATCCCGAAAAACAACTACGCGAAAAGGTAAAATAATTGGCGATTGTGACAAACTCGTTACTTGGCATAAACCTAAAAAATGCCCAAAGGGGTTAAGTGAAGAGGAATTTTTGACTTTACCCTCTACCTTGACTGTGCGAGAAATTTACTATTACATTATCGTTCCTGGCTTTCGCACTCAGCGAGTGAGTTTAATCACCACTTTATTGGACACAGCAATTTATTCTAGCCTAGAAATCCTCAAACTTTATGGTGAACGTTGGAATGTTGAACTGAATTTAAAACATTTAAAAACCACTTTGGGAATGGAAATTTTACGATGTAAAACTCCTCAAATGGTACGCAAAGAGCTTTATGTTTATTTGCTTGCCTATAATCTGCTCCGTACCTTAATGTGGACGGCAGGTACAACTTATGGTTCGCCTCCCTTACGCTTATCCTTACAAGGAACTTGCCATCATTTTAGTAATTTTATTCCCGAATTGTTGGCACACACTGGAGCAAAACGCCTCCAGATTTTTCAGACTTTGCTCAAAATTATTGTTCACAAATCTGTGACTGAGCGTCCAGGGCGGGCTGAACCCAGAGTTAGAAAGCGCCGTCCTAAAGCTTATCCCTTGATGAAACAACCTAGAAATCAGTTGCACAAACAATTGCAGACTGCTTGA
- a CDS encoding FAD-dependent oxidoreductase: MADSFAVHQHLINHAPESAVIVGGGYIGLEMADAFIYRGMSVTVVEHSASVMKTVDASLGEIIQDELQAHGVTVINNVAIETIEQQGTKLLVKGKGFETKTDMVLVAVGVKPSTEVAQTANVATGIKGAIKVNSRMETNVPGIYAAGDCVETWHRLLNKYTYLPLGTTAHKQGRVAGENAVGGNREFTGSLGTQVVKVFELVIARTGLRDSESTEIGFEPVTLETQMWDHKAYYPGARKLHIRITGDRRTQRLLGAQIVGYYQAEVAKRIDIFATALFHNMQIEDLNDLDLSYTPPLSSPWDPVQMSAQAWLKQHSPSLLVSA, translated from the coding sequence ATGGCAGACAGCTTTGCTGTACATCAGCACTTAATAAATCATGCACCAGAATCAGCAGTGATTGTTGGTGGTGGATACATTGGTTTAGAAATGGCAGATGCTTTTATTTATCGAGGAATGTCTGTTACTGTTGTAGAACACTCAGCGTCAGTTATGAAGACTGTCGATGCGAGTTTGGGTGAAATAATTCAAGATGAACTGCAAGCTCACGGTGTTACAGTTATTAACAATGTCGCTATTGAAACAATTGAACAACAGGGAACAAAGTTGTTAGTTAAAGGTAAGGGCTTTGAGACTAAGACTGATATGGTATTAGTTGCTGTAGGAGTAAAGCCCTCAACAGAAGTTGCACAGACGGCTAATGTGGCGACAGGAATCAAAGGTGCAATTAAAGTCAACTCCCGCATGGAAACCAACGTTCCAGGAATTTATGCTGCGGGAGATTGTGTTGAGACTTGGCATCGCTTACTTAACAAATACACTTATCTTCCTTTAGGAACAACTGCACATAAACAAGGTCGTGTTGCTGGTGAGAATGCTGTAGGTGGAAATCGAGAATTTACAGGTTCTTTAGGTACTCAAGTTGTCAAAGTTTTTGAGTTAGTGATCGCCCGTACAGGTTTACGCGACTCAGAATCCACAGAAATCGGGTTTGAACCTGTGACACTTGAAACACAAATGTGGGATCATAAAGCTTATTATCCTGGAGCGCGGAAGTTACATATCCGCATTACAGGCGATCGCCGAACTCAGCGTTTATTAGGCGCTCAAATTGTCGGTTATTATCAAGCAGAAGTTGCCAAGCGAATTGATATTTTTGCAACTGCCCTATTTCATAATATGCAGATCGAAGATCTCAACGACCTCGATCTGAGTTATACACCACCACTCAGCAGCCCTTGGGACCCCGTACAAATGAGTGCCCAAGCATGGTTAAAGCAACATTCTCCCTCATTACTTGTCTCGGCTTAA
- a CDS encoding RNA-guided endonuclease InsQ/TnpB family protein yields the protein MINLTYEYKIQPTRQQEQTMLRWLEVCRKVYNYALAERKDWSNSRKCQVDSCSIKHEYIIPADAPYPNYVRQCRSLTLAKEAIAFLREPPAQVLQQALATLDKAYDSMRVRGFGFPRFKKTMHSFLFPSLGKSPLVGNALTLPKLGTVKIRLSRPLPDGFVLKQCRIVKRVSGWYAMLVLQCDVNVPQPMPHGELLGIDLGLTSFVATSNGKLVHRPKFYVDAQSKLRLLQRNLKRKTKGSNNWTKYQTRVAKLHEYISNCRKDYHFKVAHHLCNQVGMIFAEDLNLKALASGMLCKHTLDAGWGQFLQILEFVCWKRGIYFARVDARGTSQTCPICDTHTGKKPLSQRVHHCDSCGYHTDRDVAAAQVVAKRGIAALGHRV from the coding sequence ATGATTAACCTCACCTACGAGTACAAAATCCAACCAACGCGGCAACAGGAACAAACGATGTTGCGGTGGCTAGAGGTCTGTCGCAAAGTGTATAACTACGCGCTGGCTGAACGGAAAGATTGGAGTAACTCGCGTAAGTGTCAGGTTGATTCATGCAGCATCAAGCACGAGTACATTATTCCGGCTGATGCGCCATACCCTAACTACGTGCGTCAGTGCCGTTCGCTGACACTAGCGAAGGAAGCTATCGCGTTCCTTCGGGAACCACCCGCGCAAGTGCTACAGCAAGCGCTAGCGACACTCGACAAGGCATACGACAGCATGAGGGTTCGCGGGTTCGGCTTCCCACGGTTCAAAAAGACGATGCACTCCTTCTTGTTCCCAAGCTTGGGCAAGAGTCCGCTAGTTGGCAACGCCCTAACGCTACCCAAGTTGGGCACGGTAAAGATTAGGTTGTCGCGGCCGCTTCCCGATGGCTTTGTCTTAAAGCAGTGCCGGATAGTGAAGCGGGTATCAGGCTGGTATGCGATGCTTGTGCTGCAATGTGATGTCAATGTTCCTCAGCCGATGCCGCACGGCGAACTGCTCGGTATTGACTTAGGCTTGACCAGTTTTGTTGCAACCTCTAATGGTAAACTAGTCCATCGCCCGAAGTTTTATGTTGATGCCCAAAGCAAGCTGAGATTGCTGCAACGGAACCTCAAACGTAAGACCAAAGGCTCGAACAATTGGACTAAGTACCAGACGAGAGTTGCTAAGTTACACGAATACATATCTAACTGTCGCAAAGACTATCACTTTAAAGTTGCGCATCACTTGTGCAACCAAGTTGGCATGATATTTGCCGAGGACTTGAACCTAAAAGCGCTGGCGTCGGGAATGCTATGCAAACACACTCTCGATGCAGGGTGGGGTCAATTCTTGCAGATATTGGAGTTCGTCTGTTGGAAGCGCGGGATCTATTTTGCTCGTGTTGACGCTAGGGGAACTAGCCAGACTTGCCCAATCTGCGACACGCATACGGGCAAGAAGCCACTTAGTCAGCGAGTGCATCATTGCGACAGTTGCGGCTATCACACCGACCGAGACGTAGCCGCCGCGCAAGTGGTAGCTAAGAGAGGAATCGCAGCCCTAGGGCATAGGGTGTAG
- a CDS encoding PQQ-dependent sugar dehydrogenase: protein MHLTRIVASIIAGISTLGVAACGIQSSEQVSGNGNVAQSPQSQLASENQQACTLVPEGAGPQGQVNVRTEEVVTGLEVPWGIAFLPNNDMLVTERPGRVRLVRNGQLQSAPVATISVTDSGEGGLLGIAAHPDFAENRLFYVYYTADRNGTPINRVERWQLSPDGNSATSDRVIVDDIPVALYHNGGRIRFGPDGMLYIGTGDARKPDISQDINSVAGKILRVTPDGEAPQDNPFSGNPVYISGIRNTQGFDWANESTMWVTDHGPSGELGRSGHDKVSVATAGDNLGWPTIYRCESQEGLITPSLVWREAAPPGGATVYTGNAIPEWQGSLMIATLRSEHLHRVAFDPNSQQVQQHEVYLQGEHGRLREAVMGPDGELYITTSNCDGRGGCPAGQDKILRVTR, encoded by the coding sequence ATGCATCTGACAAGAATTGTTGCCAGCATAATAGCAGGTATTAGTACATTGGGTGTTGCGGCTTGTGGAATACAATCCTCAGAACAAGTTTCTGGTAATGGAAACGTTGCTCAATCACCTCAATCACAATTAGCAAGTGAAAATCAACAAGCTTGTACTTTAGTACCCGAAGGCGCAGGTCCACAAGGACAAGTTAATGTGCGAACCGAAGAAGTGGTCACTGGCTTAGAAGTTCCTTGGGGAATCGCGTTTCTGCCCAATAATGATATGTTGGTGACAGAAAGACCTGGAAGAGTGCGGCTAGTCCGCAATGGACAATTACAATCTGCACCTGTTGCAACAATTAGTGTTACTGATAGTGGTGAAGGTGGGTTACTTGGTATTGCAGCCCATCCCGACTTTGCCGAAAACCGCCTATTTTATGTGTACTACACTGCTGACAGAAATGGAACACCAATAAATCGAGTCGAACGCTGGCAATTATCGCCAGATGGTAATAGTGCTACTAGCGATCGCGTCATTGTTGATGATATTCCAGTTGCGCTCTATCACAATGGTGGACGTATCCGCTTTGGTCCAGACGGGATGCTTTATATTGGCACTGGAGATGCGAGAAAGCCAGATATTTCTCAAGACATTAACAGCGTAGCTGGTAAAATCTTGCGCGTGACACCTGATGGTGAAGCCCCTCAAGATAATCCATTTTCAGGTAATCCTGTATATATCAGTGGTATTCGCAATACGCAAGGTTTTGATTGGGCAAACGAATCAACCATGTGGGTGACAGATCACGGTCCTAGTGGTGAATTGGGTAGAAGCGGTCACGATAAAGTAAGTGTTGCTACAGCAGGTGATAATTTAGGATGGCCTACAATTTACCGTTGTGAATCGCAAGAGGGTTTAATAACTCCATCTTTAGTCTGGCGAGAAGCTGCACCACCAGGAGGCGCAACCGTATATACCGGAAATGCAATTCCAGAGTGGCAAGGTAGTTTGATGATTGCAACACTGCGTTCTGAACATTTGCATCGCGTCGCTTTTGACCCTAATTCTCAACAAGTTCAACAGCACGAGGTATACTTACAAGGCGAACATGGTAGGCTGCGAGAAGCTGTCATGGGTCCTGATGGTGAGCTTTACATCACAACAAGTAACTGTGATGGCAGAGGTGGCTGTCCCGCAGGACAAGATAAAATACTACGCGTTACTCGTTGA
- a CDS encoding AI-2E family transporter: MSQQNIWEYLKRLLIAVGIIGLFVVLLLFAWAIIDVLLLIFLGLLLAVVLRTLAKPIARYTPLTAQWSLGVVLLVVVVVIGVGGWFFIPEVLSQSELFVQQLGVGSNQVQKFLAQYSWGQQLLEQVPGGDGQLPISNLLNQFVDAFTLTLEGLANVLFVAFIGIFLAVEPNLYRSGIVSLVPPQGRDRAQEVIAGVVHVLRAWLLGRVISMFAIGVVVAIGLTILNIPLALVLGIITGLLEFIPVVGPILSAVPAVIIAVSQGFMAAVYVAIFYLVVQQLEGNVLTPIVQQKTVSLPPAITLAAVLAMGALFGVLGALVATPLAAVIMALIKMLYVQDILGSPKGARGVSEAGRSPE, from the coding sequence GTGTCTCAGCAGAATATTTGGGAATATCTAAAACGCTTGCTAATCGCAGTCGGAATTATTGGGCTGTTTGTTGTCCTGCTACTCTTTGCTTGGGCAATTATCGATGTCTTGTTGTTAATATTTTTAGGCTTACTCTTAGCTGTAGTCCTGCGTACCCTAGCAAAACCAATAGCTCGTTATACGCCTTTAACTGCTCAATGGTCATTAGGTGTAGTCTTACTGGTAGTTGTCGTTGTCATCGGAGTTGGCGGGTGGTTTTTTATTCCAGAAGTATTGAGCCAGTCTGAACTATTTGTGCAACAACTGGGAGTAGGTAGCAACCAAGTTCAAAAATTTTTAGCTCAGTATAGTTGGGGTCAACAATTACTTGAGCAAGTGCCTGGTGGTGATGGACAACTACCAATATCTAATTTACTCAATCAATTCGTTGATGCTTTTACATTGACTTTAGAAGGACTAGCAAATGTGCTGTTTGTAGCCTTTATTGGCATATTTCTAGCTGTTGAACCAAATCTCTATCGCAGTGGAATTGTGAGCTTAGTTCCGCCACAAGGACGCGATCGCGCTCAAGAAGTTATTGCAGGTGTTGTCCATGTACTCCGTGCTTGGCTGTTGGGAAGAGTCATTTCCATGTTTGCGATCGGGGTTGTTGTTGCAATTGGATTGACGATACTCAATATACCTCTTGCATTAGTTCTTGGCATTATTACCGGATTGTTAGAATTTATTCCTGTTGTTGGACCAATTCTCTCTGCAGTTCCCGCAGTTATTATTGCCGTTAGTCAAGGCTTCATGGCAGCAGTCTATGTTGCTATATTTTATCTTGTTGTTCAACAGCTAGAAGGCAATGTACTCACACCAATTGTGCAGCAGAAAACTGTCTCTTTGCCACCAGCAATTACACTAGCTGCGGTCTTAGCAATGGGTGCTTTATTCGGTGTTCTGGGAGCATTAGTTGCTACACCGCTTGCTGCGGTTATTATGGCTTTGATTAAGATGCTTTACGTGCAAGATATCCTTGGTTCTCCGAAAGGGGCGAGGGGCGTTAGCGAAGCGGGACGAAGTCCGGAGTGA
- a CDS encoding IS5 family transposase: protein MVLSPQTRQFYRAKERAAKRYSSDLTDQEWEVIRPLLPSRSQGRGRKQQVDEREILNGIFYQLRNGCIWSDLPKDLPAWQTVYKYFRRWQRKGYGSRSMTNYGNQSGVLLEEILMLVQVVSTVKPSKRRKKGEVYGFDGGKLVKGRKRFILVDTLGLLISVLVINANCSEQKGGVCRA from the coding sequence ATGGTTCTCTCCCCGCAAACTCGCCAGTTTTATCGAGCTAAAGAACGTGCTGCCAAGCGCTATAGCAGTGATTTAACAGATCAAGAATGGGAAGTGATTCGCCCCCTGCTGCCCTCTCGTTCTCAAGGTCGAGGTCGCAAACAACAGGTCGATGAACGAGAGATCCTTAATGGTATCTTCTACCAACTTCGCAATGGTTGTATCTGGAGTGATTTGCCCAAAGACCTGCCTGCTTGGCAGACGGTGTACAAGTATTTTCGGCGTTGGCAACGCAAGGGGTATGGCAGCAGATCCATGACCAACTACGGCAATCAGTCCGGGGTGCTGCTGGAAGAAATCCTCATGCTAGTGCAGGTTGTATCGACAGTCAAACCGTCAAAACGACGGAAAAAAGGGGAGGTCTACGGCTTCGACGGTGGCAAATTAGTGAAAGGACGCAAGCGCTTTATCCTAGTGGACACGTTGGGACTGCTGATCTCAGTACTGGTAATCAATGCCAATTGCTCAGAACAAAAAGGGGGCGTTTGTCGTGCATGA
- a CDS encoding transposase produces MAQADAQTLQLVWVDQGYQGENFARVIEQLCGAKVEVVRRSEAGFVVLPKRWVVERTFGWLNQNRRLSKDYELLPEVSEAMIQGAMIRLMLQRLGEQYEATSSFI; encoded by the coding sequence ATGGCTCAAGCAGACGCACAGACACTGCAATTGGTCTGGGTGGATCAGGGCTATCAAGGGGAGAACTTTGCGCGTGTGATTGAACAATTGTGTGGTGCGAAAGTCGAGGTAGTCAGGCGCTCTGAAGCAGGATTCGTTGTCCTACCGAAGCGGTGGGTTGTAGAGCGAACTTTTGGTTGGCTCAATCAGAATCGCCGTTTGAGCAAGGATTATGAACTGTTACCTGAAGTGAGTGAGGCAATGATTCAGGGAGCCATGATCCGATTGATGCTGCAACGTTTGGGGGAACAGTATGAAGCTACTTCATCTTTTATTTAG
- a CDS encoding glycogen debranching N-terminal domain-containing protein, which yields MRITVGPPILTINHGGTFMVTDLDGQIQQDGFLGIFAEDTRFLSYYACYANGSSWVRLRSTTTTYYASRVYLTNPKIITEDRTIEQNSLSLIISRTVEYGIHEDLDLTNYGLQPANFTLEIALRSDFADIFEVDSGQLVRRGCLETNWDNEEKELHTIYKNKDFFRSLIYQPRNYDSQPHYANGRINFEITLEPGESWHACCNYILVENDRRREPIHICYYKAVDEEINTELEELYRRWLDTVTEVTVANEEVYRAYRQSVSDTGALRLYDYDFGPDVWLPAAGVPKFVTLFGRDSLIVTLQNMITHPGFARGTLKKLAQLQATEMDDWRDAQPGKILHEIRKGELAHFQKIPHTPYYGTADATALYLIVLHDAWKWTGDDSLLHNYRDVILGCLEWIDRYGDLDGDGFQEYQTRSPNGIENQGWKDSGDAIVYPDGSQVKSPKALCELQGYVFDAWMRMAEIFDYLDDCDRATHLRTKAAKLQAQFEEVFWCEDIGFYALALDPDKQPVRTITSNPGHCLWSGIVSPKRAAQVVQKLLAPDMYSGWGIRTLSANNPGFNPFSYHRGSIWPHDNGMIALGFKRYGFKEEASRLARDLFEATSYFANYRLPELYSGVAREPGAFPVPYIEANVPQAWAAGSIFHMLQAILGLQADAPNKRLYVDPCLPHWIPDITLSRLEVGDACVELRFWQENGVTRWDASPQKGEIEVKEKSWQPWDVEID from the coding sequence ATGCGCATCACCGTCGGTCCACCAATTTTAACCATCAATCATGGCGGTACCTTTATGGTTACTGACCTTGATGGTCAGATTCAGCAAGATGGTTTTCTGGGAATTTTTGCTGAAGATACTCGTTTTTTGAGTTACTACGCCTGCTACGCTAACGGTAGTTCTTGGGTTCGCTTGCGGTCAACCACAACGACATACTATGCATCACGAGTTTACTTAACTAATCCCAAAATTATTACTGAAGATAGAACAATTGAACAAAACTCTTTATCTTTAATCATTAGTCGCACAGTTGAATATGGAATTCATGAAGATTTAGACCTGACAAACTACGGACTCCAACCAGCAAACTTTACCCTAGAAATTGCGCTGCGATCTGACTTTGCAGATATTTTTGAAGTAGACTCTGGTCAGTTAGTACGTCGGGGTTGCTTGGAAACAAACTGGGATAATGAGGAAAAAGAACTCCATACAATTTATAAAAATAAAGATTTTTTCCGCAGTCTGATTTACCAGCCGCGTAACTATGACTCACAACCTCACTATGCGAATGGTCGCATTAACTTTGAAATTACGTTAGAACCAGGTGAAAGCTGGCACGCCTGTTGTAACTATATTTTGGTAGAAAATGACCGGAGACGCGAACCAATTCATATTTGCTACTACAAAGCGGTTGATGAGGAAATTAACACCGAGTTAGAAGAACTGTATCGCCGCTGGTTAGACACAGTTACGGAAGTTACAGTTGCTAACGAGGAAGTCTATCGGGCATATCGTCAATCTGTCAGCGATACAGGGGCATTACGGTTGTATGATTACGACTTTGGTCCTGATGTATGGCTTCCGGCGGCGGGGGTACCCAAGTTTGTTACGTTATTTGGACGTGATAGCTTAATTGTCACGCTGCAAAACATGATTACTCACCCTGGTTTTGCTCGCGGAACGTTAAAGAAACTCGCGCAATTGCAAGCTACGGAAATGGACGATTGGCGCGATGCGCAACCAGGTAAAATCTTACACGAGATCCGCAAAGGAGAACTCGCACATTTTCAAAAGATTCCGCATACGCCTTATTACGGCACAGCAGATGCCACAGCTTTGTATCTGATTGTGCTGCACGACGCTTGGAAATGGACAGGCGATGACTCACTGTTGCATAACTATCGCGATGTGATACTAGGATGCTTGGAGTGGATTGATCGCTATGGTGATTTGGATGGTGATGGATTTCAAGAATATCAAACGCGATCGCCCAACGGTATCGAAAACCAAGGTTGGAAAGATTCAGGAGATGCGATTGTTTACCCTGACGGTAGCCAGGTAAAATCACCAAAAGCCTTGTGTGAACTACAAGGTTATGTTTTTGATGCGTGGATGCGCATGGCAGAAATTTTTGATTATTTAGATGATTGCGATCGCGCTACTCATTTACGCACCAAAGCCGCTAAACTCCAAGCACAGTTTGAAGAAGTTTTTTGGTGCGAAGACATTGGTTTTTATGCCTTGGCACTCGATCCTGATAAACAGCCAGTGCGTACTATTACGTCAAATCCAGGACATTGCTTATGGAGTGGGATCGTTTCTCCTAAACGTGCAGCGCAGGTTGTGCAAAAATTACTTGCACCAGATATGTATAGTGGCTGGGGTATTCGTACTTTATCGGCTAATAATCCTGGGTTTAATCCTTTCTCTTACCATCGGGGGAGTATCTGGCCCCATGACAATGGCATGATTGCGTTAGGGTTCAAGCGCTACGGCTTCAAAGAAGAAGCATCGCGGCTGGCGCGCGACCTTTTTGAGGCAACAAGCTATTTTGCTAACTACCGTCTCCCAGAACTTTACTCTGGTGTAGCTAGAGAACCTGGTGCTTTTCCCGTACCCTACATTGAAGCCAACGTCCCCCAAGCTTGGGCAGCTGGTTCAATCTTCCATATGTTGCAAGCAATTTTAGGTTTGCAGGCTGATGCGCCTAATAAACGTCTTTATGTCGATCCTTGTCTACCACATTGGATACCGGATATTACACTCAGTCGTTTGGAAGTTGGTGACGCTTGCGTTGAGTTGCGGTTTTGGCAAGAAAATGGAGTAACTCGCTGGGATGCGTCTCCCCAAAAGGGCGAGATTGAGGTTAAGGAGAAGTCTTGGCAACCTTGGGACGTTGAGATTGATTAA
- a CDS encoding TIGR03885 family FMN-dependent LLM class oxidoreductase, with translation MVKFGYHCSHEQFKPSTLLQYAQAAYSAGFQQISCSDHFHPWSDRQGESGYAWSWLGAAMQAVPLTFGVVCAPGQRYHPAIIAQAAATLAEMFPERFWLALGSGQALNEKITGDRWPAKDKRNARLQECAEIMRALWRGETVTHYGLVRVEEAKLYTRAQVPPKIIGAAITPQTAEWLAGWADGMITISHPHDKLKEVVEAFRRGGGAGKPMYLKVQLSYAADEATALEGAYDQWRTNIFPSPVLSDLRSPQQFDAIANFVKPEKMYEYVRISPDPQQHIEWLQKDIDLGFEEITLHNVNREQQGFIEDFGEKVLPALTS, from the coding sequence ATGGTTAAGTTTGGCTACCATTGCTCGCACGAACAGTTTAAACCGAGTACTTTGCTACAATATGCTCAAGCAGCCTACAGCGCAGGATTTCAGCAGATATCATGTTCGGATCATTTTCATCCTTGGAGCGATCGCCAGGGAGAAAGTGGTTATGCCTGGTCTTGGCTAGGGGCAGCAATGCAAGCTGTACCCTTGACTTTTGGCGTTGTTTGTGCTCCAGGACAGCGCTATCATCCAGCAATTATTGCCCAAGCCGCAGCAACCTTAGCAGAAATGTTTCCCGAACGATTTTGGCTAGCCCTGGGTAGTGGTCAAGCTTTAAATGAAAAAATTACAGGCGATCGCTGGCCTGCCAAAGACAAGCGTAACGCTCGTTTGCAAGAATGTGCTGAGATTATGCGGGCTTTATGGCGAGGTGAAACCGTAACTCATTACGGTCTAGTGCGTGTAGAAGAAGCAAAACTTTATACTCGCGCTCAAGTTCCTCCGAAAATTATTGGTGCAGCAATTACACCACAAACTGCTGAGTGGTTAGCAGGATGGGCAGACGGGATGATTACGATATCGCACCCCCACGATAAGTTAAAAGAAGTTGTAGAAGCGTTTCGACGTGGTGGCGGTGCAGGTAAGCCGATGTATCTTAAAGTACAGCTTTCTTACGCAGCAGATGAAGCAACAGCGCTTGAGGGTGCTTACGATCAGTGGCGGACAAACATTTTTCCCAGTCCAGTGTTATCAGATTTGCGCAGTCCCCAACAATTTGATGCGATCGCTAATTTTGTCAAGCCAGAAAAGATGTACGAATACGTCCGCATTTCACCCGATCCGCAGCAGCATATCGAGTGGTTGCAAAAAGATATCGACCTTGGCTTTGAGGAAATCACACTCCACAACGTCAACCGCGAACAGCAAGGGTTTATTGAAGACTTTGGCGAAAAAGTTCTACCAGCACTCACGAGTTAA